The Kineococcus radiotolerans SRS30216 = ATCC BAA-149 genomic interval AGGGGAGGGCCGTGGAGCGCAGCACGTCGACCACCACGTCGGCGCCCTCGCGCCCGGCCAGCAGGGCGTCCGCCGTCAGCAGCAGGCGGTGGGCGACGACGGGCACGGCGAGGGCCTGCACGTCGTCGGGCAGCACGTGGTCGCGACCCTCCATCGCGGCGCGCGAGCGGGCCGCGCGCAGCAGGTGCAGGGCCGCGCGCGGGGAGCCGCCCAGGCGCAGGTCCGGGTGCGCCCGGGTGCGCCGCACGAGGTCCACGACGTACTGCTTGAGGGCTTCCGCCGCGTGCACCCCGCGGACCGCGGCGGAGAGCTCCCGCACCTGCGCCACGTCCACGACGGGGGTCACGGCGTCCAGCGGCTGCGTCGCCCCGTGCTCGCTGAGCATAGTGAGCTCGGCCTCGGCGGAGGGGTAGCCCATGGAGACGCGGGCCATGAAGCGGTCGCGCTGGGCCTCGGGCAGCGGGTAGGTCCCGTCCATCTCCACCGGGTTCTGGGTGGCGAAGACGATGAAGGGCCGGTCCAGCTCCCACGTCGTCCCGTCGACGGTGACCTGCCCCTCCTCCATGCACTCCAGCAGGGCCGACTGGGTCTTGGGCGAGGCGCGGTTGATCTCGTCGCCGATGACGACGTTGGCGAACACCGCCCCCGGGCGGAACTCGAAGGCGCTGCGCTCCTGGTTCCAGATGCTCGACCCGGTGACGTCGCTGGGCAGCAGGTCGGGGGTGAACTGGATGCGCCGCACGGTGCCGTCGACGGCCCGGGCGAGGGTCTTGGCGAGCAT includes:
- a CDS encoding AAA family ATPase is translated as MTTTSALPGSHPGEPLALDPQDLPAALERLRSTTDALAATVDRVIQGKDEIVRLALTVLFAEGHLLVEDVPGVGKTMLAKTLARAVDGTVRRIQFTPDLLPSDVTGSSIWNQERSAFEFRPGAVFANVVIGDEINRASPKTQSALLECMEEGQVTVDGTTWELDRPFIVFATQNPVEMDGTYPLPEAQRDRFMARVSMGYPSAEAELTMLSEHGATQPLDAVTPVVDVAQVRELSAAVRGVHAAEALKQYVVDLVRRTRAHPDLRLGGSPRAALHLLRAARSRAAMEGRDHVLPDDVQALAVPVVAHRLLLTADALLAGREGADVVVDVLRSTALPSPR